TAGCTAAATTATGACAGCGTATTCACATCTTAATGCCAGGAATTTATATTAATAATACTTAGTAATTATTTTGATTGGGAAATGAGAAGCACAAACTAGGGCGTGTCATCAATTAAGCCAGATGACCGTAGCAGCTAGATAAATACCGCCCAGGAAACTCTCCGCCAGCTTGTCGTAGCGTGTAGCGAGCGCTCGATACTGTTTGAGT
The Coleofasciculus sp. FACHB-T130 genome window above contains:
- a CDS encoding transposase encodes the protein LKQYRALATRYDKLAESFLGGIYLAATVIWLN